Proteins co-encoded in one Desulfitobacterium hafniense DCB-2 genomic window:
- a CDS encoding VWA domain-containing protein, whose translation MKELTINGWQLLKLISALRSVGIHITLDEIQDALKALTRYPDLAPKLVLKSLFIHRQEDQQLFDMVYELLAPAPSSPDSEPTAPGQCTGSDQGEAGDGSHQGIGTGQGGITLHLKSAGESSPARSISFQMPDLHYLMGLKGFPSTIEEEETKEFDLGKQARFILGQSGFLTWSNSLELARERGEVPEDQWQKFEAYQDFWQRRIHQVLWQERLSEQNRWDSFREINWRFKPLNSFTAAEEGMVQQALRQMGNQLAVHRGLRKKKASRGRLRLSSLLQEMVRGNGAVFRFEYETPALKHPELIVLCDVSNSVAPFSQFLLYLCQRMKSRFRKVRLYLFIDGIWDITHEEWLASGDSMAEIRSWGRKHSSGFTDYGKVFKDFARDVLPSLSTRGTLLIMGDGRNNFRPAQADYLQEIQGKIKHVFWLNPLAEKDWTLPDNLMDEYRNYCTRVFPCRNLSDLWQISKKVFS comes from the coding sequence ATGAAAGAATTAACGATCAACGGCTGGCAGCTGCTGAAGCTTATCTCGGCACTGCGTTCGGTGGGCATCCATATCACCCTGGATGAGATTCAGGATGCTTTAAAGGCCTTAACCCGGTACCCGGACCTGGCGCCTAAGCTCGTGCTTAAATCTCTCTTCATCCATCGCCAGGAGGATCAGCAGCTTTTTGACATGGTCTATGAACTCCTGGCCCCAGCTCCATCCTCTCCGGATTCAGAGCCTACCGCTCCTGGGCAATGTACAGGCTCAGACCAAGGGGAGGCTGGGGATGGCTCCCACCAGGGCATCGGTACCGGGCAAGGAGGAATCACCCTGCACCTTAAATCAGCGGGAGAGTCCTCTCCAGCCCGGTCCATTTCCTTTCAAATGCCGGATCTCCACTATTTGATGGGACTTAAGGGGTTCCCCAGTACCATCGAGGAAGAAGAAACTAAGGAATTTGATTTGGGAAAGCAGGCCAGATTCATCCTGGGACAGTCAGGGTTTCTGACTTGGTCCAATTCTTTGGAGCTGGCTAGAGAGCGGGGGGAAGTCCCGGAAGACCAGTGGCAGAAATTCGAAGCTTATCAGGACTTCTGGCAGCGCCGGATTCACCAGGTCCTTTGGCAGGAACGTTTATCCGAGCAGAATCGCTGGGACAGCTTCCGTGAAATAAATTGGCGCTTTAAGCCCCTGAATTCATTTACCGCCGCTGAAGAAGGGATGGTCCAGCAAGCCCTCCGGCAAATGGGCAACCAATTGGCCGTTCACCGGGGCTTGCGGAAAAAAAAGGCCTCCCGGGGCAGGCTGCGCCTCTCCTCTTTGCTCCAAGAAATGGTGCGGGGGAATGGCGCTGTCTTTCGCTTCGAGTATGAAACTCCCGCCTTAAAGCATCCCGAGCTCATTGTCTTATGCGATGTATCCAACTCTGTGGCTCCCTTCTCTCAATTCCTTCTCTACTTATGCCAACGTATGAAATCCCGCTTTCGTAAAGTGCGGCTTTACCTTTTCATCGATGGCATCTGGGATATCACCCATGAAGAATGGCTGGCAAGCGGCGACTCCATGGCCGAGATCCGTTCCTGGGGCCGTAAGCATTCTTCCGGCTTTACCGATTATGGCAAGGTATTTAAAGACTTTGCCCGGGATGTCCTGCCTTCACTTTCTACCCGGGGAACCCTGTTGATTATGGGAGATGGCCGCAACAATTTCCGCCCTGCCCAAGCAGACTATCTGCAGGAGATCCAAGGGAAGATTAAGCATGTCTTCTGGCTGAACCCCTTGGCTGAAAAGGATTGGACTTTGCCGGACAATCTTATGGACGAGTACAGAAACTATTGCACCCGGGTTTTTCCCTGCCGGAACCTCAGTGATCTATGGCAGATCTCTAAAAAAGTCTTCTCCTGA
- a CDS encoding molybdopterin-binding protein has protein sequence MQKIKVQDAIGSVLMHDLTQIIPGKTKDARFRKGHVIKEEDIPTLLSMGKEHIFVWDQTPGLIHEDEAAERLAKAVAGPGLSFSETKEGKVNLIAEEDGLIYASEEGIYALNSLEYIILATLHNHRPVKKGQKIAGTRVVPLMIDENVVIEAEGIARRFEEPILQIRPLQSKKVGVVTTGSEVYHGRIQDKFGPVLQRKVAEWGSVLLGQTFADDDVEMIQERIREHIEQGAEMVLVTGGMSVDPDDLTPTAIKGLGGELITYGTPVLPGAMLLLAYLDDIPILGLPGCVMYSRKTVFDLVATRILAGERLTRLEIAKYGHGGLCLECPECTYPHCPFGK, from the coding sequence ATGCAGAAGATTAAAGTACAGGATGCGATTGGATCGGTGCTTATGCACGATCTGACACAAATTATTCCAGGAAAAACAAAAGACGCCCGCTTTAGAAAGGGTCATGTGATCAAAGAAGAGGATATTCCCACCCTGCTTAGTATGGGAAAAGAGCATATTTTTGTCTGGGATCAGACTCCGGGTCTTATTCACGAAGATGAAGCGGCGGAGCGCCTGGCCAAGGCTGTGGCCGGTCCGGGGCTTTCTTTCAGTGAAACGAAAGAGGGAAAGGTCAATCTGATTGCTGAAGAGGATGGTTTAATCTATGCTTCGGAAGAAGGGATCTACGCCCTTAATTCTTTGGAATATATTATTCTTGCCACCCTTCATAATCACCGCCCGGTGAAGAAAGGGCAGAAGATAGCCGGGACCAGAGTGGTTCCTTTGATGATTGATGAAAATGTCGTGATCGAAGCGGAAGGAATCGCCCGCCGCTTCGAGGAACCCATTCTGCAAATCCGCCCCCTGCAATCCAAAAAGGTTGGGGTGGTGACCACGGGAAGTGAAGTATACCATGGCCGTATCCAGGATAAATTCGGACCGGTTCTGCAAAGAAAAGTGGCTGAATGGGGTTCTGTCCTGCTGGGGCAAACCTTCGCCGACGATGATGTGGAGATGATTCAGGAACGCATCCGCGAGCATATCGAACAAGGCGCGGAAATGGTCCTGGTCACCGGCGGCATGTCCGTGGATCCCGATGATTTAACCCCTACAGCCATCAAAGGTCTGGGGGGAGAGTTGATCACTTATGGCACTCCTGTTCTTCCCGGAGCCATGCTGTTGCTGGCTTACCTGGATGATATCCCGATTCTGGGATTGCCCGGATGTGTCATGTACTCAAGAAAAACGGTCTTTGACCTGGTGGCCACCCGCATTCTGGCCGGTGAGCGGCTTACCCGCCTGGAAATTGCCAAATACGGTCATGGCGGCTTGTGCCTGGAGTGTCCGGAATGTACCTATCCTCACTGTCCCTTCGGCAAATAA
- a CDS encoding Crp/Fnr family transcriptional regulator — MASNITGFELFKSNPNWQELPDSFWEFCSAHGRVRHYAAKQFLFFFGEESNSVYFLLKGRIQILLMSEFTEKIFRILQPPAFFPEVVLDSKTYPYAALTAEASDVFVLDRKALVQYFKENPSTLLPFYQNMALDLRRAYRQIKNIALGDARSRLGAKLFALAHVHGQETPEGILITVPLTATELAGMCSLARESVSRILSELRDLGILKMEKKQITISDLEQLRSWIHERQNSL; from the coding sequence ATGGCTAGTAATATCACCGGGTTTGAACTATTTAAAAGCAATCCTAACTGGCAGGAACTGCCCGATTCATTTTGGGAGTTTTGTTCTGCTCATGGACGGGTTCGCCATTATGCAGCAAAGCAATTCCTTTTCTTTTTCGGAGAAGAAAGCAACTCAGTTTATTTTTTGCTCAAAGGCCGCATTCAAATCCTGCTTATGAGTGAATTTACCGAAAAAATTTTCCGGATTCTGCAGCCGCCCGCATTTTTTCCGGAAGTTGTTTTAGATAGTAAAACTTATCCTTATGCAGCCCTCACTGCTGAAGCCTCCGATGTTTTCGTTTTGGATCGCAAAGCACTGGTCCAGTATTTTAAGGAAAATCCTTCCACCCTTCTGCCTTTTTATCAAAACATGGCTTTGGATCTCCGCAGAGCCTACCGGCAAATCAAAAACATCGCTCTGGGGGATGCTCGTTCCCGGCTGGGGGCCAAACTCTTTGCCCTGGCTCATGTCCACGGCCAGGAGACCCCTGAGGGAATTCTGATCACTGTTCCTCTGACCGCTACCGAGCTGGCGGGAATGTGCAGCTTAGCGCGGGAATCCGTGAGCCGCATCTTAAGCGAATTGCGGGATTTAGGAATACTTAAAATGGAGAAAAAACAAATCACCATCAGCGATTTAGAGCAACTGAGGAGCTGGATTCACGAACGCCAAAACTCTTTGTAA
- a CDS encoding 4Fe-4S dicluster domain-containing protein produces the protein MIDHPGFVLEHCRRNCGKSAQDWSLLHQQLEQMLKNLDLLSHLKQKFPVIHYHHLPKISIAGCPNACSQPQIKDIGLTGFLMPKLTEAGCTGCQACCRSCQEGALSWQGELEFEPTKCIGCGDCVRSCPTDKILPGESGWTLHLGGRLGRHPQLARLSREKLQTSELPRIIGRILEDYIDNGLPQERLTHFLDRRPHL, from the coding sequence ATGATCGATCATCCTGGCTTTGTCCTGGAGCACTGCCGGAGAAACTGCGGTAAATCTGCTCAGGACTGGTCTTTATTACACCAACAGTTAGAGCAGATGCTCAAGAATCTGGATTTATTATCCCATTTGAAGCAAAAGTTTCCGGTGATTCATTATCATCATTTACCGAAGATCAGCATAGCCGGTTGTCCTAACGCTTGTTCCCAGCCCCAAATCAAAGATATCGGTCTGACCGGTTTTCTTATGCCTAAGCTTACGGAGGCGGGGTGTACGGGCTGCCAGGCCTGCTGCCGTTCTTGTCAGGAAGGTGCCTTATCCTGGCAGGGAGAGCTGGAATTTGAGCCGACGAAGTGCATTGGCTGCGGGGATTGTGTCCGTTCCTGCCCCACAGATAAAATCCTCCCCGGGGAATCGGGATGGACTCTTCATCTCGGCGGACGCCTGGGAAGGCATCCCCAATTGGCGCGATTGTCCAGGGAAAAGCTCCAGACTTCTGAACTTCCCCGGATCATTGGCCGCATCCTTGAAGACTATATAGACAATGGCCTGCCTCAGGAAAGGCTTACTCATTTTCTGGACCGCCGACCGCACCTGTAA
- a CDS encoding DMT family transporter: MDTRKELQGHLLAFMTIFIWGTTFISTKLLLESITPVEILFLRFAIGFLILLLAYPHRLRIRERKQDLYFAAAGLCGVTLYFLLENIALTYTFASNVGVIVAISPFFTALFAHLFLDTEKLRVRFFIGFSVAVVGIILISFNGSNNLQLNPLGDILAVLAAVVWAAYSVLTKKISGFHYNTIQATRRIFFYGLVFMIPALCILGFNPDITELTRPNNLFNILFLGLGASALCFVTWNSAVKLLGAVKTSVYIYLVPVITVITAVIVLREEITGVSVLGIVLTLTGLLISERKGRHIPQQTEASKA; encoded by the coding sequence ATGGACACAAGAAAAGAGCTTCAAGGACATTTGCTGGCATTTATGACGATTTTTATTTGGGGTACAACCTTTATATCCACCAAGTTGCTTTTAGAATCCATAACGCCTGTGGAAATACTTTTCTTAAGGTTTGCGATTGGTTTTCTTATCTTGCTCCTCGCTTATCCTCACAGGCTCAGGATCAGGGAAAGAAAGCAGGATCTATATTTTGCCGCCGCCGGTTTATGCGGGGTTACCCTGTATTTCCTGCTTGAAAATATAGCATTAACCTATACTTTCGCCTCCAATGTAGGGGTAATTGTCGCAATCTCACCTTTTTTTACCGCTTTGTTTGCTCATCTGTTTTTAGATACTGAGAAATTGAGGGTGCGGTTTTTTATAGGTTTTAGTGTTGCTGTTGTCGGGATTATCCTGATCAGCTTTAACGGAAGCAACAACCTGCAACTGAATCCCTTGGGAGATATACTGGCTGTTTTAGCTGCCGTGGTATGGGCCGCCTATTCTGTGCTGACCAAGAAAATAAGCGGGTTTCACTACAACACCATTCAGGCAACACGGAGAATTTTCTTCTATGGGTTGGTGTTTATGATACCCGCTTTATGCATATTGGGGTTCAATCCGGACATAACTGAATTAACACGACCAAATAACCTATTCAATATTCTGTTTTTAGGGTTGGGGGCATCGGCGCTTTGCTTTGTGACCTGGAACTCGGCGGTGAAACTATTGGGCGCAGTCAAAACCAGCGTTTATATTTATCTGGTTCCTGTCATAACCGTTATTACTGCCGTTATTGTGCTGCGTGAGGAAATTACCGGAGTTTCAGTATTGGGAATTGTACTGACATTAACAGGGTTATTGATTTCGGAGAGGAAAGGCAGGCATATCCCTCAGCAGACAGAAGCGAGTAAAGCTTAG
- a CDS encoding M42 family metallopeptidase produces the protein MPYDHKPLDYTLLERLTQCFGPSGVEGNVNSLIAEEIRPYCDEINTDALGNLMAVRRGTGKKIMIAAHADEIGVMITHIDEKGFLRFAPLGGVSIQGLPHRRVQFQNGLMGTIGVEKLEKPTDLKLNKLYIDIGATSLEESKAKVQVGESAVFVGSFHKQAKRLTAKALDDRVGCFIAIEVLKRLQTQHEVYFVFTVQEEVGVRGAQTAAFALEPDLALAVDVTGTGDTPKSHPMDVKLGQGVAIKVFDRSMITHPKIKSWMAQTAEQHHIPYQWEVLEFGGTDSGAIHLTKGGIPSGVVSIPTRYIHSPSEMVDQGDIEGAAQLLLALLEGPAEL, from the coding sequence ATGCCATACGATCACAAACCTTTGGATTATACACTTTTGGAACGATTAACCCAATGTTTTGGTCCATCGGGTGTTGAAGGCAATGTAAATTCGCTGATTGCTGAAGAAATCCGCCCCTACTGCGATGAGATAAACACAGATGCCTTGGGAAATCTTATGGCGGTACGCCGGGGAACAGGCAAAAAAATTATGATCGCCGCCCATGCCGATGAAATCGGAGTGATGATCACCCATATTGATGAAAAGGGTTTTTTGCGTTTTGCCCCCCTGGGCGGTGTCTCGATTCAGGGGTTGCCCCACCGCCGCGTTCAGTTTCAAAACGGGCTCATGGGCACCATTGGTGTCGAGAAGCTTGAAAAACCCACCGATTTAAAGCTGAATAAGCTCTATATTGATATCGGAGCCACCTCCTTAGAGGAAAGCAAAGCTAAGGTGCAGGTGGGAGAAAGCGCTGTCTTTGTGGGAAGCTTCCACAAACAAGCCAAGCGCCTGACTGCCAAAGCTCTGGATGACAGGGTGGGCTGCTTTATCGCTATTGAAGTGCTGAAACGCCTGCAAACCCAGCATGAAGTGTATTTTGTCTTTACAGTACAGGAAGAGGTGGGAGTTCGCGGTGCCCAAACGGCAGCCTTTGCCCTGGAACCCGATTTAGCCCTGGCGGTGGATGTTACCGGAACAGGGGACACTCCCAAGTCCCACCCTATGGATGTGAAGCTGGGCCAGGGGGTGGCGATCAAGGTATTTGACCGCTCCATGATTACCCATCCCAAGATCAAGTCCTGGATGGCGCAAACCGCTGAACAGCATCACATCCCTTATCAATGGGAGGTTCTCGAATTTGGCGGTACAGATTCCGGGGCCATCCATCTCACCAAAGGAGGGATCCCTTCCGGGGTCGTCTCCATTCCCACCCGCTATATTCACAGTCCCTCGGAAATGGTGGATCAAGGGGATATCGAGGGAGCGGCTCAATTGCTGCTGGCTCTTTTGGAAGGACCTGCTGAACTGTAG
- a CDS encoding M42 family metallopeptidase: MLLKILSELNGTSGAEKEIRQALAAELEPCVHSLSTDKIGNLIVQKNPPLSAPKVMIAAHMDEVALMITAITADGFLKFQPVGGIDPRILVSKPLKINALTGVIGAKAIHLQKPKEREQALTIEQLYIDIGAKSKEEAEKHVKIGDYAYFFTEMEKLGQGYLKGKAFDDRVGCAILAQLLKRDYALNLIGAFTVQEEVGLRGATVAAYHVQPDFAIVLEGTVSAQMMEVEEGEWVTEPGKGPALSMLDNATLYQPQLLRQVIDLAEKMGIPYQLRRGHSGGNDAGRIHLSREGIPTIALSVPCRYIHSTASVLAEKDIEHTLNLVDGILKAIPHEFSFR, encoded by the coding sequence ATGCTACTAAAGATATTGTCGGAGCTTAATGGCACCTCGGGAGCGGAAAAGGAAATACGCCAGGCCCTGGCCGCGGAGCTGGAACCTTGCGTGCATTCCCTGAGCACGGATAAAATAGGCAACCTCATCGTCCAAAAAAATCCCCCCCTTTCCGCTCCCAAGGTGATGATCGCCGCCCATATGGATGAAGTGGCCCTGATGATCACCGCCATCACTGCAGATGGTTTTCTGAAATTTCAACCTGTAGGGGGTATCGATCCGCGGATCCTGGTCTCTAAACCTCTGAAGATCAACGCCCTGACGGGAGTGATCGGTGCCAAAGCCATTCATCTCCAGAAACCTAAAGAGCGGGAGCAGGCTTTGACCATCGAGCAATTGTATATTGACATCGGCGCCAAATCGAAAGAAGAAGCAGAAAAACATGTGAAGATCGGGGATTATGCCTATTTCTTTACAGAGATGGAAAAGCTGGGCCAAGGCTATTTAAAGGGCAAAGCCTTTGATGATCGGGTGGGCTGCGCCATACTGGCCCAGCTGTTAAAACGGGATTATGCCCTTAATCTGATCGGTGCTTTCACCGTACAGGAAGAAGTAGGGCTCCGGGGGGCGACGGTAGCCGCTTACCACGTCCAGCCGGACTTTGCGATTGTCCTAGAAGGGACTGTGTCCGCCCAGATGATGGAAGTGGAAGAAGGGGAGTGGGTTACTGAACCGGGCAAAGGTCCCGCCCTCTCCATGCTGGATAACGCCACTCTATATCAGCCGCAGCTGCTCCGGCAGGTCATCGATCTTGCCGAAAAGATGGGCATCCCTTACCAGCTGCGCAGAGGGCACAGCGGGGGAAATGACGCCGGCAGAATTCATCTGAGCCGTGAAGGCATTCCCACTATCGCCCTCAGTGTCCCTTGCCGGTATATTCATTCCACAGCCTCTGTCCTGGCTGAAAAGGATATTGAGCATACCCTGAATTTAGTGGATGGTATCTTAAAGGCGATTCCCCATGAATTTTCTTTCCGCTGA
- a CDS encoding M42 family metallopeptidase: MNNAQLSSAKEFLKQLSENSGVSGYEETLAPLVLAAFTPLADQVGQDALGNIYAHKKGTQGRYKIMLAAHMDEIGLMVKGIEPSGFLRFTPVGGVDQRTLLSQEVIVHGRKPVLGVIGSTPPHLMTAGEEKAVKAEQMGIDVGMTFEQIKEVIQVGDIITLRRNTLELLNHVLAGKSFDDRAGVVVMKICLEELQRLQHAHDVIAVSTTQEEVGYRGATTSAYSLNPDLAIAIDVTHASTPDTKGQVEKELGKGPAIALGPNIHPFVYEELVKAAKEARIPYQNHPVPGRSGTDAWAIQVTQAGVPTGLVSIPLRYMHTSVETIDMQDVILTGKLLAYFIAGLPEDLEGRVCY; the protein is encoded by the coding sequence TTGAATAACGCGCAATTATCCAGCGCGAAGGAATTTCTAAAACAACTCTCGGAAAATTCCGGTGTATCAGGATATGAGGAAACTCTTGCTCCCTTGGTCCTGGCAGCGTTCACCCCCTTAGCCGATCAGGTCGGCCAGGATGCCTTGGGCAATATTTATGCCCACAAAAAGGGGACCCAGGGGCGCTATAAAATCATGCTGGCCGCCCATATGGATGAAATAGGCCTCATGGTCAAAGGGATCGAACCCAGCGGCTTCCTGCGTTTTACCCCAGTAGGGGGTGTGGATCAGCGTACCCTGCTTTCCCAGGAAGTCATCGTCCATGGCAGAAAGCCTGTCCTGGGGGTCATCGGCTCCACTCCGCCCCATTTAATGACCGCAGGTGAAGAAAAAGCCGTGAAAGCAGAACAGATGGGGATCGATGTGGGAATGACTTTTGAGCAGATCAAGGAGGTCATTCAGGTGGGGGATATCATTACCCTGCGGCGCAATACTTTGGAATTACTGAATCATGTCCTGGCCGGCAAGTCCTTTGATGACCGGGCAGGAGTGGTCGTTATGAAAATATGTCTGGAAGAACTGCAAAGGCTGCAGCATGCTCATGATGTCATTGCCGTCAGCACCACTCAGGAAGAGGTTGGCTATAGAGGGGCAACCACCAGTGCCTATAGCTTAAATCCGGATTTGGCCATCGCTATCGATGTCACCCATGCCAGCACTCCGGATACCAAAGGGCAAGTAGAAAAAGAGTTGGGGAAAGGTCCGGCCATTGCCCTGGGGCCCAATATCCATCCCTTCGTCTATGAAGAATTGGTTAAGGCGGCCAAAGAAGCCCGTATCCCTTATCAAAACCATCCCGTTCCGGGACGCAGCGGCACAGATGCCTGGGCTATTCAGGTGACACAAGCCGGTGTGCCCACGGGCTTAGTGTCCATACCTTTACGCTATATGCATACCTCTGTGGAAACCATTGATATGCAGGATGTGATCCTGACCGGAAAACTGCTGGCCTATTTTATCGCCGGACTTCCTGAAGATTTGGAGGGAAGAGTATGCTACTAA
- the pepV gene encoding dipeptidase PepV, with protein MHDENLNQHIDGLRDELIKAVQDCVQFKSVKDMDHVSPGAPFGPGIRDCLEWTLSLGEQLGFEVKNIDGYAGQIEMGSGELLGILGHLDVVPEGDGWSVPPYSGTIKEGRIYGRGALDDKGPTLAALFAMKALKDGNIPLKKKIRLILGTDEESGWEDMDYYKTKEDIPVLGFAPDAEFPLIHAEKGIFHLELSKQFNPLPHLIRIQGGERANVVPDSCQVVLKGFTREELARKLSQYTFPEGVTGDLESLSGAEEEGLVLIFKGVGAHGSLPQKGKNAVLYALQFLAGLDLSQEEAELITWLNNRPGTGFFGEGFNIAFADEPSGKLSLNLGIMDLNPQGLRFVIDIRYPVTFQGDQILKPVEACGQEIGLEMKVLTHQKAHHVPKDSPLVTSLLKAYSDVTGLEGYAFAIGGGTYAKVLPQGVAFGPLLPGEPEVIHCPDEYMAIDSLILACKVYAQAILNLAGE; from the coding sequence ATGCATGATGAAAATCTGAACCAACATATTGACGGCCTTAGAGATGAATTGATTAAGGCCGTCCAGGACTGCGTCCAATTTAAAAGTGTCAAAGATATGGACCATGTTTCCCCAGGTGCTCCCTTTGGGCCTGGGATCAGGGATTGTCTGGAATGGACCTTGAGTCTTGGCGAACAGTTAGGATTTGAGGTTAAAAATATTGATGGTTATGCCGGTCAAATTGAGATGGGCAGCGGGGAACTCCTGGGCATCCTGGGGCATTTGGATGTGGTTCCCGAAGGTGATGGCTGGTCTGTCCCGCCTTATAGCGGAACCATTAAGGAGGGCAGAATATATGGCCGGGGGGCTCTCGACGATAAAGGACCGACTCTGGCAGCTCTCTTTGCTATGAAAGCCCTTAAAGATGGCAACATCCCCCTTAAGAAAAAAATCCGCCTGATCCTGGGCACCGACGAGGAATCAGGATGGGAGGATATGGACTATTACAAAACGAAAGAAGATATTCCTGTCCTCGGATTTGCCCCCGATGCAGAATTTCCCTTAATCCATGCTGAGAAAGGTATCTTTCACCTGGAATTGAGCAAGCAATTCAACCCCTTGCCTCACCTGATCAGGATCCAGGGAGGAGAACGGGCCAATGTGGTTCCCGATTCCTGCCAGGTTGTGCTGAAAGGGTTTACCCGGGAAGAGCTTGCCCGGAAGCTTTCCCAGTACACTTTCCCCGAAGGGGTCACAGGAGATCTGGAGTCCCTTTCCGGAGCAGAAGAGGAGGGTCTGGTCCTGATCTTTAAAGGAGTGGGGGCCCATGGCAGCCTGCCCCAAAAAGGTAAGAATGCCGTACTCTATGCTCTGCAATTTCTCGCCGGCCTGGATTTGAGCCAAGAGGAGGCTGAACTCATCACTTGGTTAAACAACCGGCCGGGAACAGGATTTTTTGGGGAAGGCTTTAATATTGCTTTTGCCGATGAACCCTCAGGAAAGCTGAGCTTAAACTTAGGCATTATGGATCTTAACCCTCAGGGGCTTCGTTTTGTTATTGATATAAGATATCCTGTCACTTTCCAGGGTGATCAGATCCTTAAACCTGTGGAAGCATGCGGGCAGGAGATCGGCTTGGAAATGAAAGTCCTTACCCATCAGAAAGCCCACCATGTCCCCAAGGACAGTCCTTTGGTAACTTCTTTACTGAAAGCCTACTCCGATGTAACCGGTCTGGAAGGGTATGCTTTTGCGATTGGCGGCGGTACCTATGCTAAAGTATTGCCCCAGGGAGTGGCGTTCGGGCCCTTGCTTCCCGGGGAACCGGAGGTTATTCATTGCCCGGATGAATATATGGCCATTGACAGCCTGATTCTGGCGTGCAAGGTGTATGCTCAGGCTATTCTCAATCTGGCAGGGGAGTAA